In Ruminococcaceae bacterium BL-6, a genomic segment contains:
- a CDS encoding Haloacid dehalogenase — protein sequence MNTITNETKDIQKLGASEVYQALGTGIGGLSQSEAQERMRKLGKNVLPIQKGSPMIWKFISNFTHLMAILLWVAGVIALIAKMPELAVAIWLVNVINGLFSFWQEFRAGKAIEALKKLLPAYVRVQRDDREQKLLAEDLVPGDVILLSEGDRVSADARLVKDNDLRVDQSTLTGESNPVRKTSDGVLRDDLSHVEMPNLVFAGTTVSSGTGRAVVCGTGSHTEFGKIANLTQNLKEEPSPLQKEIGNVTKKVSILSVSIGAAFFVLSILLAKSDPAVAFITALGMVVAFIPEGLLPTVTLSLAMAVQRMAKRNALIKRLSAVETLGCATAICTDKTGTLTQNEMTVSNLWMDGSNMEITGVGYDASNGKILRDDRPVSRDDKDLSELLTTAGLCCNARLLPPDEGSSRFTVLGDPTEAALLVVAQKDGLDLKQLNTDIPRLRELPFDSGRKRMTTIHQTAGGRVAFVKGAPKEVLELCTRRRHNGADIPMTEDDFRNIMAVNDGYARNGLRVLAVATRSLTGDAALPVSLSEYTPELVEKDLTFLGLTAMVDPPRPDVAKAVKECRSAGIRIIMVTGDYGLTAESIARRIGIVKGDHPRIVTGVDLQKMKPEELKEALQDEVIFARVAPEQKLQVVSALQEMGEIVAVTGDGVNDSPALKKADIGVAMGISGTDVAKEAADMILTDDNFASIVHAIEEGRAVYSNIRRFVQYIFTSNVPEAVPMALYVFSRGAIPLPLTIMQVLSIDLGTDIVPAMGLGVEEPEAGIMDVPPRSRKESLLNGPLVVRAFFWYGLLESIFSTAAYFFLNWLHGWPGVPLASSGTVYLMATAMTFAATVFSQIGMVFNCRTEQLSVFKKRLFSNRLILFGVAVEVAIVALWVYLPVPGMHALFNTAPLGWREWLFLIAIPPVMLFVDELRKAFLRRRDRRKMHGNKIQGDV from the coding sequence ATGAATACGATCACAAATGAAACAAAAGACATACAAAAGCTCGGCGCGTCGGAGGTTTACCAGGCTTTGGGGACAGGGATCGGCGGCTTATCCCAATCCGAAGCGCAGGAGCGCATGCGGAAATTGGGGAAAAACGTACTGCCCATCCAAAAGGGCAGCCCGATGATCTGGAAATTCATTTCCAACTTTACGCATCTGATGGCGATCCTGCTGTGGGTGGCGGGCGTCATCGCCCTGATCGCGAAGATGCCGGAGCTTGCGGTGGCCATCTGGCTGGTCAACGTCATCAACGGTCTTTTCAGCTTCTGGCAGGAGTTCCGCGCCGGAAAGGCGATCGAGGCTCTGAAAAAGCTGCTGCCCGCCTATGTACGGGTGCAGCGGGATGACCGGGAGCAGAAACTGCTTGCGGAAGATCTTGTCCCGGGCGACGTCATTCTGCTGTCCGAGGGCGACCGCGTTTCGGCGGATGCCCGCCTTGTGAAGGACAACGACCTGCGGGTGGACCAGTCGACGCTGACCGGCGAGTCGAACCCCGTCCGCAAAACCAGCGACGGGGTGCTCCGCGACGACCTTTCCCATGTGGAGATGCCCAATCTGGTGTTCGCCGGGACGACCGTTTCGTCCGGAACCGGACGGGCCGTCGTCTGCGGCACCGGGTCGCACACGGAATTCGGAAAGATCGCCAACCTCACTCAGAACCTGAAAGAAGAACCCAGCCCTTTACAGAAGGAAATCGGAAACGTGACGAAAAAAGTTTCGATCCTTTCCGTCAGCATCGGCGCGGCTTTCTTTGTGCTTTCTATTCTGCTCGCAAAGAGCGATCCGGCCGTCGCTTTTATTACCGCTCTGGGAATGGTCGTGGCGTTTATCCCGGAGGGCCTGCTGCCGACCGTGACCCTGTCCCTGGCGATGGCCGTGCAGCGCATGGCTAAGCGGAACGCGCTGATCAAGCGCCTGTCCGCCGTGGAAACGCTGGGGTGCGCGACCGCTATCTGCACCGATAAAACCGGAACGCTGACCCAAAATGAGATGACCGTCAGCAATCTCTGGATGGATGGGAGCAACATGGAGATCACGGGTGTCGGCTACGACGCCTCGAACGGAAAAATCCTGAGGGACGACCGTCCTGTCTCCCGTGACGACAAGGATCTTTCGGAACTGCTGACGACGGCCGGTCTGTGCTGTAACGCCCGTCTGCTTCCTCCCGACGAGGGGTCATCCCGCTTTACTGTGCTCGGGGATCCGACCGAAGCTGCGCTTCTTGTCGTCGCGCAGAAGGACGGCCTCGACCTGAAACAGCTCAATACCGATATCCCGCGGCTGCGCGAGCTTCCCTTCGATTCGGGGCGCAAGCGGATGACGACCATCCACCAGACAGCCGGCGGGCGGGTCGCGTTCGTCAAGGGCGCTCCGAAAGAGGTGCTGGAGCTCTGCACCCGCAGGAGGCACAACGGAGCCGACATTCCCATGACGGAGGACGACTTCCGGAACATTATGGCGGTCAATGACGGATACGCGCGGAACGGCCTGCGCGTGCTGGCCGTGGCGACCCGCAGTCTCACCGGAGACGCGGCGCTGCCCGTCAGCCTGAGCGAATATACGCCGGAGCTGGTGGAGAAGGACCTGACTTTCCTCGGGCTGACCGCCATGGTCGACCCGCCGCGCCCTGATGTGGCAAAGGCCGTGAAGGAATGCCGCAGCGCCGGAATCCGTATTATTATGGTGACCGGCGATTACGGCCTGACTGCAGAGAGCATCGCGCGCCGGATCGGCATCGTCAAGGGGGATCACCCCCGGATCGTCACGGGCGTCGATCTTCAGAAGATGAAGCCGGAGGAACTCAAAGAGGCGCTCCAGGACGAAGTGATCTTCGCGCGCGTCGCCCCCGAACAGAAGCTGCAGGTCGTCAGCGCCCTGCAGGAGATGGGGGAGATCGTGGCCGTCACCGGCGACGGCGTCAACGACTCGCCTGCGCTGAAGAAGGCGGATATCGGCGTCGCGATGGGAATATCGGGCACGGATGTGGCGAAGGAAGCCGCCGACATGATTCTGACGGACGACAATTTCGCATCCATCGTCCATGCAATTGAGGAAGGCAGGGCCGTCTACAGCAACATCCGCAGGTTTGTGCAATATATTTTTACCAGCAATGTGCCGGAAGCGGTGCCGATGGCGCTTTATGTGTTTTCACGCGGAGCGATTCCCCTGCCTTTGACCATCATGCAGGTGCTGTCCATCGATCTCGGCACGGATATCGTGCCGGCAATGGGACTCGGCGTGGAAGAGCCCGAAGCCGGCATCATGGATGTCCCTCCGCGCTCCCGCAAGGAATCCCTCCTGAATGGACCGTTGGTTGTGCGGGCTTTCTTCTGGTACGGGCTGCTGGAATCCATTTTCAGCACGGCGGCGTACTTCTTCCTTAACTGGCTGCACGGTTGGCCCGGCGTCCCGCTCGCTTCGTCCGGGACAGTGTACCTGATGGCGACGGCCATGACGTTCGCGGCCACTGTATTCTCCCAAATCGGCATGGTGTTCAACTGCCGCACCGAGCAGCTATCCGTCTTCAAAAAAAGGCTGTTCAGCAACCGGCTGATCCTGTTCGGCGTTGCGGTCGAAGTCGCCATCGTGGCCCTGTGGGTTTATCTGCCGGTCCCGGGCATGCACGCCCTGTTCAACACGGCGCCCCTGGGGTGGAGGGAATGGCTGTTCCTGATCGCGATACCGCCTGTGATGCTGTTCGTGGATGAACTGCGCAAGGCGTTTCTCCGCCGCCGTGACCGGAGAAAAATGCACGGCAATAAAATACAGGGAGATGTTTGA
- a CDS encoding XRE family transcriptional regulator: MITFTPLWKTMQEKGVTTYTLRVKHTMSHATVQRLQRNQPVSTITLNRLCEILDCPLSDIAEHVKD, translated from the coding sequence TTGATCACATTCACGCCGTTATGGAAAACCATGCAGGAAAAGGGAGTTACCACCTATACGCTTCGCGTCAAACATACGATGAGCCATGCGACGGTTCAGCGGCTTCAAAGGAATCAGCCGGTTTCTACGATCACCCTGAACCGGCTGTGTGAAATTCTGGATTGTCCGCTGTCGGATATCGCCGAGCATGTAAAAGACTGA
- a CDS encoding Trk system potassium uptake protein trkA, which yields MVKIIVVGCGRNGSGLAEALSKGGHDVTVIDSNPAAFAKLGKDFKGKTVQGVGFDRDILKKAEIERSDAVAAFTASDESNAVIARIAREIYHVPKVVARLYDRRKAEIYKRLGVQTLSSTTWGIKRAADLLSYSPLNSVFSFGNGDVELVKIEVPSLVAGRRVNDLTVVGDIHVVAIERGNKTILPTGGTAFQRGDMLYIAVAIAAGSQLKKLLGLNGGEGM from the coding sequence ATGGTGAAAATCATCGTCGTAGGCTGCGGGCGCAACGGCTCCGGACTTGCGGAGGCGCTCAGCAAAGGCGGGCACGACGTCACCGTGATCGATTCGAATCCGGCTGCGTTCGCAAAGCTCGGCAAGGACTTCAAAGGAAAAACCGTTCAGGGCGTGGGCTTTGACCGCGATATTTTAAAGAAAGCGGAAATCGAGCGGAGCGATGCGGTGGCCGCGTTTACCGCCAGCGACGAGTCGAACGCGGTCATCGCACGGATCGCGCGGGAAATCTATCATGTCCCGAAGGTTGTGGCAAGGCTTTACGACCGCAGGAAAGCGGAAATCTACAAGCGCCTGGGGGTGCAGACCCTGTCGTCCACAACGTGGGGGATCAAGCGGGCGGCGGATCTTCTTTCCTATTCTCCCCTCAATTCGGTGTTCAGCTTCGGGAACGGCGATGTGGAGCTTGTCAAGATCGAGGTCCCGTCTCTTGTGGCCGGGCGCAGGGTCAACGACCTCACGGTTGTGGGGGATATTCATGTGGTCGCCATCGAGCGGGGCAACAAGACGATCCTTCCGACCGGGGGAACCGCTTTTCAGCGCGGGGATATGCTGTATATCGCCGTGGCCATTGCCGCGGGCAGTCAGCTGAAAAAGCTGCTTGGCCTGAACGGCGGAGAGGGGATGTAA
- a CDS encoding Osmosensitive K+ channel histidine kinase KdpD, whose protein sequence is MAIHQTDPASLLRQLSELPAEEPRGKLRIYLGYAEGVGKTFKMLSDAQEARKDGADIVAGYIEPHSRPETGALLRGLEVLPPLRIRDQGAERKEFDLDRALRRRPDVILVDELAHINAQGCRHKNRYQDIEELLQAGISVCTTVNVQHIESLNDIVASITGVSMQERIPDSIFDQADQVELVDIEPGRLIERLEKGKIYRENQERQRLLPFFTKEKLTALREIALRFTADRVGRAAAKPHDAAPDQEAPPAFGNEHILVCLSSAPSNAKVVRAAARMSDAFHGAFTALFVETPGTRELEGKNRAALRKNLRLAEQLGAQIATVFGEDIPEQIAEYAKVSRVSKIVMGRSNRGTRWSARANFVDRLTVLAPNLDIYIIPDTQSSSYIRRPKFSAPPRLSWPDIAKSAGILALCTMVALWFASLGFNEANIVTVYILGVLLNAVFTTSWVYSTVSSILSVIVFDFIFINPRLSLETYASGYPITFLVMLAAAFITSTLTGQVKKQARQSAQKAYRTEVLLETSRKLQQAKDQTEILRETARQMVKLLDRTVIFYPARQNTLSQPLVFPKEVSAPVPQDYLGTDERAVAEWVYKNNKHAGATTNTLSAAKCLYLAVRGGDTVLAVAAVVMDREAPLEAFEKNLTIATLGECALALEKERLNETQKQISMQMQQEQLRANLLRTISHDLRTPLTSISGNAGILMRNSEVLSEEQKKGIYVDIYDDSMWLISLVENLLSITRIENGKIRLNLQPELLEDIIAEALRHINRNSAEHKIETVLEDELLMAKMDSRLMIQVVINIVNNAIKYTQPGSHITITAKRDGKSVRVEIADDGPGIPDEAKSKLFDMFYTAGNPRGDDRRGLGLGLYLCRSILHAHGGSIYVRDNVPKGTVFGFTLEAAEVNVHE, encoded by the coding sequence ATGGCGATTCATCAGACGGACCCCGCTTCCCTGCTCCGGCAGCTTTCCGAGCTGCCCGCCGAGGAACCGCGCGGCAAACTGCGCATTTATCTCGGCTATGCGGAAGGCGTCGGAAAAACCTTCAAGATGCTGAGCGATGCCCAGGAGGCCCGCAAGGACGGCGCCGATATCGTCGCCGGCTATATCGAGCCGCACTCCCGCCCGGAAACGGGGGCTCTCCTCCGGGGATTGGAGGTCCTTCCGCCGCTGAGGATCCGAGATCAGGGTGCCGAACGGAAAGAATTCGATCTGGACCGGGCGCTCCGGCGCAGGCCGGATGTGATTTTAGTCGACGAGCTGGCCCACATCAACGCGCAGGGCTGCCGCCATAAAAACAGATATCAGGACATCGAAGAGCTTTTGCAGGCGGGAATCAGCGTATGCACGACGGTCAACGTTCAGCATATCGAGAGCCTGAACGACATCGTCGCTTCCATCACCGGCGTTTCCATGCAGGAACGCATCCCGGACAGCATATTCGACCAGGCGGATCAGGTGGAGCTGGTGGATATCGAGCCGGGCCGCCTGATCGAACGGCTCGAAAAGGGAAAAATATACCGCGAGAATCAGGAGAGGCAAAGGCTGCTGCCTTTCTTCACGAAGGAAAAGCTGACCGCGCTGCGGGAAATCGCACTGCGCTTCACCGCGGACCGGGTCGGCCGGGCCGCGGCGAAGCCGCATGACGCCGCGCCGGACCAGGAGGCCCCTCCCGCCTTTGGAAACGAGCATATCTTAGTCTGCCTGTCGTCCGCCCCCTCCAACGCGAAGGTCGTCCGCGCGGCGGCGAGAATGTCGGACGCCTTTCACGGCGCCTTCACGGCGCTGTTCGTGGAAACGCCGGGGACACGGGAGCTGGAAGGGAAAAACCGGGCGGCCCTGAGAAAAAACTTAAGGCTGGCCGAGCAGCTCGGCGCCCAGATCGCCACGGTGTTCGGAGAGGACATTCCCGAACAGATCGCGGAGTACGCCAAAGTAAGCCGCGTTTCGAAGATCGTCATGGGGCGTTCGAACCGGGGGACCAGGTGGTCCGCCAGAGCAAATTTCGTCGACCGGCTGACCGTGCTCGCGCCCAATCTGGACATTTACATCATTCCAGACACGCAGTCGTCCTCCTATATCAGGAGGCCGAAATTCTCGGCGCCGCCGCGCCTGTCCTGGCCGGACATCGCGAAATCCGCCGGGATTCTGGCGCTCTGCACGATGGTCGCGCTCTGGTTTGCCTCCCTTGGCTTCAACGAGGCGAATATCGTTACGGTTTATATCCTCGGCGTTCTGCTGAACGCCGTGTTTACAACCAGCTGGGTGTACAGCACGGTGTCGTCGATTCTGAGCGTCATCGTGTTCGACTTTATTTTTATCAATCCCCGCCTGTCCCTGGAAACGTATGCCTCCGGTTACCCGATCACGTTTCTGGTCATGCTGGCCGCCGCCTTCATCACCAGCACGCTGACCGGGCAGGTCAAAAAGCAGGCCCGCCAATCGGCGCAGAAGGCCTACCGCACGGAGGTGCTTCTGGAGACGAGCCGGAAGCTGCAGCAGGCGAAGGACCAGACGGAAATTCTGCGGGAAACGGCGCGCCAGATGGTGAAGCTGCTGGACAGGACGGTGATTTTCTATCCCGCGCGGCAGAATACGCTGTCGCAGCCGCTGGTTTTTCCGAAGGAAGTTTCCGCGCCGGTCCCACAGGATTATCTCGGGACGGATGAACGCGCGGTGGCCGAGTGGGTCTACAAAAACAACAAGCACGCGGGCGCCACGACCAACACCCTGTCCGCCGCCAAATGCCTGTATCTGGCGGTGCGCGGGGGCGACACGGTGCTCGCCGTGGCGGCGGTCGTCATGGACCGGGAGGCCCCTTTGGAAGCGTTCGAGAAAAACCTGACGATCGCCACGCTGGGGGAATGCGCGCTGGCGCTTGAAAAAGAGAGGCTGAACGAGACGCAGAAGCAAATCTCCATGCAGATGCAGCAGGAGCAGCTCCGCGCCAACCTGCTGCGGACGATCTCCCATGATCTGCGGACCCCGCTCACGAGCATCTCCGGAAACGCGGGCATTCTCATGCGCAATTCCGAAGTGCTGAGCGAAGAGCAGAAAAAAGGCATCTACGTCGATATTTACGACGACTCCATGTGGCTGATCAGCCTGGTGGAAAACCTGCTTTCCATCACCCGGATCGAGAACGGAAAGATCCGTTTGAATTTGCAGCCGGAGCTTCTCGAGGACATCATCGCGGAGGCGCTCCGCCACATCAACCGGAACAGCGCGGAGCATAAAATCGAGACCGTGCTGGAGGACGAGCTTCTGATGGCGAAGATGGATTCCCGGCTGATGATTCAGGTCGTCATCAACATCGTCAACAACGCGATCAAATACACCCAGCCCGGCTCGCACATCACCATCACGGCGAAAAGGGATGGGAAATCCGTGCGGGTGGAAATTGCGGACGACGGCCCCGGGATCCCGGACGAAGCGAAATCGAAGCTGTTCGATATGTTCTATACCGCCGGAAACCCCCGCGGGGATGACCGGCGCGGGCTCGGCCTGGGGCTTTATCTGTGCCGGTCGATCCTTCACGCGCACGGGGGGAGCATCTATGTCAGGGACAACGTGCCGAAAGGCACCGTCTTTGGCTTTACTTTGGAAGCAGCAGAGGTGAATGTTCATGAATAA